The proteins below are encoded in one region of Candidatus Desulfatibia profunda:
- a CDS encoding purine-binding chemotaxis protein CheW yields the protein MGQSGEAQKDRRVLELATFYVGAALCGLDILKIQEINKQIIMTKVPQAPEYVMGILNLRGQIVTVIDLGVKLGLAPTQPDDKTRNIIVNSKGESIGLLVERISDVVPAEREKLEPPPANIGGVQGKFFKGVFKTPHHLIAILDVEEILKEEH from the coding sequence ATGGGACAATCAGGCGAAGCTCAAAAAGACCGCAGAGTTTTAGAACTTGCCACGTTCTATGTGGGTGCGGCCCTGTGCGGCCTGGATATACTCAAGATCCAGGAAATCAACAAACAGATTATAATGACAAAAGTACCCCAGGCCCCGGAATATGTCATGGGCATCCTGAACCTGCGAGGCCAAATCGTGACCGTTATCGACCTGGGCGTGAAATTGGGCCTTGCTCCGACACAGCCTGACGATAAGACGCGCAATATTATTGTCAATTCAAAAGGTGAATCCATCGGATTGCTGGTGGAGCGGATCAGCGATGTGGTGCCGGCCGAGCGGGAAAAACTGGAACCGCCGCCGGCCAATATCGGCGGTGTTCAGGGAAAATTTTTCAAAGGCGTGTTTAAAACCCCGCACCATTTGATCGCCATTCTGGATGTTGAAGAAATTCTCAAAGAAGAACATTAG
- a CDS encoding chemotaxis response regulator protein-glutamate methylesterase, producing the protein MNHAKPLKVLIVDDTVIYRKIVNDVLSELPDVQVVGSAHNGKAAITKIVALKPDLLTLDIEMPEMDGLEVLTHLQTIAPEVGAIVLSTLTTKGSEMTIKSLELGAFDFIPKPQTGNMEENKIYIKSTLAPMIKAFARRQEIKRLLKDKSIHSKTTLEKETPPDSQNIAERMIAITGRQRQKSEIVAIGISTGGPNALAQMMPKIPSNLGVPIVIVQHMPPVFTQSLANSLNAKCAIDVREATDGEPLKPDTALIAPGGKQMKVVAAPDGKTRIVRITDDPPEHSCRPSVDYLFRSIAHHYVGRATGVIMTGMGSDGLLGLKLMKRNGATIIAQDESTCVVYGMPKGPIEIGIVDVVAPLDKIADEIVKTISH; encoded by the coding sequence ATGAACCACGCTAAACCTCTAAAAGTACTGATCGTAGACGACACCGTAATTTATCGCAAAATTGTCAACGATGTTCTTTCCGAACTCCCCGATGTTCAAGTGGTGGGCTCCGCCCATAACGGCAAAGCCGCCATCACCAAAATTGTGGCCCTGAAACCGGACCTTTTGACCCTCGATATCGAAATGCCGGAAATGGATGGACTGGAAGTCCTCACCCATCTGCAGACAATAGCACCGGAAGTCGGGGCAATCGTGCTCAGCACACTCACTACCAAAGGCAGCGAAATGACCATCAAATCACTGGAACTGGGGGCCTTTGATTTTATTCCCAAACCTCAAACCGGCAACATGGAGGAGAATAAAATCTACATAAAAAGCACCCTGGCACCCATGATAAAGGCCTTTGCCCGCCGCCAGGAAATAAAGCGCCTTTTAAAGGACAAATCGATTCATTCAAAAACAACACTGGAAAAGGAAACACCTCCGGATTCCCAGAATATCGCGGAGCGCATGATTGCTATCACCGGCCGGCAAAGGCAAAAATCGGAAATCGTGGCCATCGGCATTTCCACGGGAGGGCCCAATGCCCTGGCCCAGATGATGCCGAAGATACCATCAAATCTGGGGGTGCCGATCGTCATCGTCCAGCATATGCCTCCTGTTTTTACACAATCCCTTGCCAACAGCCTGAATGCCAAATGCGCCATCGACGTCCGGGAGGCAACGGACGGTGAGCCGCTTAAGCCTGACACCGCCCTGATAGCGCCCGGCGGCAAACAGATGAAGGTCGTGGCGGCACCTGACGGCAAGACCAGGATTGTCAGAATAACGGATGATCCTCCGGAACACAGTTGTAGGCCCTCCGTGGATTATCTTTTTCGATCCATAGCGCATCACTATGTGGGCCGGGCAACGGGGGTTATTATGACCGGCATGGGTTCAGACGGCTTGCTTGGACTAAAATTGATGAAACGCAACGGAGCGACCATTATCGCCCAGGATGAATCAACCTGCGTGGTTTACGGCATGCCCAA